The Lycium barbarum isolate Lr01 chromosome 10, ASM1917538v2, whole genome shotgun sequence genome includes a region encoding these proteins:
- the LOC132613379 gene encoding uncharacterized protein LOC132613379 has product MTSSSCPLPSEIIFEILTRTSLKTLDTCKAVNKELHDLTFESNFMPQFCGRSQNISGYFVQTISRTKHVAEFVSMDGCSGNSKAPFHLPIDDKVKPRDNFSNDDFDMKIVASTKQGILCCVRRTKNEYRYHVCKPSTKQWMKLPNPRMRYSTVKVALIVLRSNPLHFKIIRLSSPQTLYHHYRKLGLDYLCCEIFDSVAWKWRRGKDLLVPEELYFDMSTPAVNASGLVYVKLTDDLVIALNYNGDKAFPRFSLPKPAFEYEDYRYNQLMEYNGKLGFTCLSPKGMELWVFENGRQVWELKKEADIETVNGMTKFPTPVGFYNADIALMKDYYQVIFYKLQDKSFNVVKLDKCPTVQEIFPFRSDLEPIDLRMRGAANVVSSTKYLYRPFWISLVIVFIFLFSILFFHA; this is encoded by the coding sequence ATGACTTCTTCTTCTTGTCCACTTCCTTCTGAAATAATTTTCGAGATACTAACCCGAACATCTTTGAAAACACTGGACACTTGCAAGGCTGTTAACAAAGAATTGCACGACTTGACTTTCGAATCAAACTTCATGCCACAATTCTGTGGAAGGAGTCAAAATATCTCAGGATACTTCGTCCAGACAATATCAAGAACGAAGCACGTAGCAGAATTTGTATCAATGGATGGGTGTTCAGGGAATAGTAAAGCCCCATTCCATCTCCCTATTGATGATAAAGTAAAGCCTCGAGATAATTTTTCCAACGACGACTTTGACATGAAGATTGTGGCCTCCACAAAGCAAGGGATCCTATGTTGTGTTAGAAGAACGAAAAACGAGTACAGGTATCACGTTTGCAAGCCGAGTACTAAGCAATGGATGAAATTGCCTAATCCTAGAATGCGTTATTCTACTGTCAAAGTTGCTCTCATTGTACTTAGATCAAATCCTCTGCACTTCAAGATCATAAGATTGTCGTCTCCTCAGACTCTTTATCATCATTATAGGAAACTGGGGCTCGATTACTTATGTTGTGAAATTTTTGATTCAGTAGCTTGGAAGTGGAGGCGAGGAAAAGATTTGTTGGTCCCTGAAGAATTGTACTTCGACATGTCTACCCCAGCAGTTAATGCAAGTGGTTTAGTTTATGTCAAACTAACAGATGATCTAGTGATAGCTCTAAACTATAATGGAGATAAGGCTTTTCCAAGATTCTCTCTTCCAAAGCCTGCTTTTGAGTACGAAGATTATCGATATAACCAACTTATGGAGTATAACGGGAAGCTAGGGTTTACATGTTTGTCACCAAAAGGGATGGAGCTTTGGGTTTTCGAGAATGGGAGACAAGTTTGGGAGCTTAAAAAGGAAGCGGACATTGAAACTGTAAATGGGATGACAAAATTTCCAACCCCGGTTGGATTTTATAATGCAGACATTGCTTTGATGAAAGATTACTATCAAGTTATATTCTACAAGTTGCAAGACAAGAGCTTTAACGTGGTGAAACTTGATAAATGTCCTACTGTTCAAGAAATTTTCCCTTTTCGATCAGATTTAGAGCCAATTGATCTGAGGATGCGAGGAGCAGCCAACGTTGTTTCATCTACCAAATACCTCTATCGTCCCTTTTGGATTTCCTTAGTTAttgttttcatttttcttttcagtATTTTGTTTTTTCATGCATGA
- the LOC132614399 gene encoding probable protein S-acyltransferase 7, whose product MYSPPLSSTNRSDSKERINTTSSSQLRLYQIWQGRNRFYLGGRLVFGPDIRALFLTLFLILVPVALFCAFVSRGLVNAFPHQFGYIIVAISLVFSVIIVVLLLLTSGTDPGIVPRNAHPPDADDECETSSISTSCLGSQTGPVSLPPMKNVTVNGIVVKVKYCKTCMLYRPPRCSHCSICDNCIERFDHHCPWVGQCIGKRNYRYFFMFVSSTNLLSLYVFAFCWINLKKIMEAQHCNIWSAFLKSPASGVLIMYTFVVSWFLGGLTAFHLYLIITNQTTYENYRYRYERKMNPFNLGCARNFKEIFFTSMPSSRVNFRAHVKVDRSSSFNTSSYLGGATTNSDMHKMKNFDVEVGRRQAVDADECKDIDNRIRSVGGGVDRCER is encoded by the exons ATGTATTCACCTCCATTGTCTTCTACAAATCGAAGCGATTCAAAAGAGAGAATCAACACCACTAGTAGCTCTCAATTGCGACTTTATCAAATCTGGCAAGGAAGAAAT AGATTCTACCTTGGAGGCAGACTTGTATTTGGTCCAGATATTAGAGCACTGTTTCTTACGTTGTTCTTAATCCTAGTTCCAGTAGCATTATTTTGTGCTTTCGTTTCAAGAGGACTCGTCAATGCATTTCCCCACCAATTCGGCTATATTATTGTGGCTATATCTCTTGTCTTCTCAGTCATT ATTGTAGTTCTTCTCTTGCTAACTTCTGGAACAGATCCTGgaattgttccacgaaatgcccATCCTCCAGACGCTGACGATGAATGTGAAACTTCTAGCATCTCGACGAGTTGTTTGGGAAGTCAGACTGGTCCTGTCAGTTTACCACCTATGAAAAATGTTACAGTCAATGGAATAGTTGTCAAAGTAAAATACTGCAAAACATGTATGCTATATCGGCCACCACGCTGCTCTCATTGCTCCATATGCGACAATTGCATTGAGCGCTTCGACCATCATTGCCCATGGGTGGGACAGTGCATTGGGAAG AGGAACTATCGTTACTTTTTCATGTTTGTTTCTTCTACAAACCTCTTGAGCCTCTATGTCTTTGCGTTCTGCTGGATAAATTTAAAGAAGATAATGGAAGCACAACATTGTAACATTTGGAGCGCATTTCTCAAATCACCTGCTTCAGGCGTCCTTATTATGTATACGTTCGTAGTTTCTTGGTTTCTCGGAGGTCTCACAGCATTTCACTTGTACTTGATAATCACAAATCAG ACCACATATGAAAACTACCGGTATCGTTATGAGAGGAAGATGAATCCTTTCAATCTTGGATGTGCGCGGAATTTTAAGGAGATCTTTTTCACCAGCATGCCAAGTTCCAGGGTCAATTTCCGTGCACATGTGAAAGTTGATCGCTCTTCAAGCTTTAACACCTCATCTTACTTGGGTGGGGCTACGACGAATTCAGATATGCACAAAATGAAGAACTTTGACGTGGAGGTTGGGAGAAGACAGGCTGTTGATGCTGATGAATGTAAAGATATAGACAACCGGATAAGAAGCGTAGGTGGTGGGGTAGACCGATGTGAGAGATGA